One genomic region from Defluviitalea raffinosedens encodes:
- a CDS encoding SpoVR family protein yields MNYSLEELQYWNEKIEKMAEEKGLDFYPQEFEIISFEDMLCYESYVGMPSHYPHWSFGKAYEKLKTLYQYNLTGLPYEMVINSNPCIAYLMKDNTLILQILTMAHVYGHNDFFKNNRLFKENTNAKLAVEMFKNHANRIRSYIQDPSIGYEKVERVLDAAHSIRYQCGLSEKKTEEEKEKKKEYENLLEFLIEHGDGEDWEKDILNIVMEETRYFIPQMETKIMNEGWASWWHYNILKELDLDHGNHIEFLKIHNSVIRPLPGRINPYYMGFKIWENIVNRYEDPQKIFEVRTLERDSSFIRRYLNFDLCREMNLLEFEEQDRYYVVTEVADEEGWRNIRNRFADTVGMGSIPKIIVKDTKKRDNTLLLKHVFDGRELDATNTFETLKYVSRLWGGKVVLETVMNKSEKKIICSSDGKISLE; encoded by the coding sequence ATAGAAAAAATGGCAGAAGAAAAAGGACTGGATTTTTATCCCCAGGAATTTGAAATCATTAGTTTTGAAGATATGCTTTGTTACGAATCCTATGTAGGTATGCCGTCCCACTACCCTCACTGGAGCTTTGGGAAAGCCTACGAAAAATTAAAGACCTTATACCAGTATAATCTTACGGGACTTCCTTATGAGATGGTGATCAATTCCAATCCCTGCATTGCCTATTTAATGAAAGACAATACTCTGATCCTGCAGATTTTAACCATGGCGCATGTGTATGGACATAATGATTTCTTTAAAAACAATAGATTATTCAAAGAAAATACCAATGCTAAACTGGCAGTAGAAATGTTTAAAAATCATGCCAATAGAATCCGTTCCTATATACAGGATCCCAGTATAGGTTATGAAAAAGTAGAACGGGTTTTGGATGCGGCCCATTCCATTCGATATCAGTGCGGACTTTCAGAAAAGAAAACAGAGGAAGAAAAAGAGAAAAAGAAAGAATACGAGAACCTGTTGGAATTTTTGATAGAACATGGAGACGGCGAAGATTGGGAAAAAGATATCTTAAATATTGTCATGGAAGAAACAAGATATTTTATTCCCCAGATGGAAACCAAAATCATGAATGAGGGATGGGCGAGCTGGTGGCATTACAATATACTTAAGGAATTAGATTTGGACCATGGAAATCACATTGAATTTTTAAAAATTCACAATTCGGTGATTCGGCCTTTGCCCGGAAGAATCAATCCTTATTATATGGGGTTCAAAATATGGGAAAACATAGTAAATCGATATGAAGACCCACAAAAAATATTTGAAGTAAGGACCCTTGAAAGAGATTCCTCTTTTATCAGAAGATATCTTAATTTTGACCTTTGCAGAGAAATGAATCTTTTAGAATTCGAAGAACAGGACAGATATTATGTGGTAACGGAAGTAGCAGATGAAGAAGGATGGAGAAATATAAGAAATCGCTTTGCTGATACCGTTGGCATGGGAAGCATTCCTAAAATTATTGTAAAAGATACCAAAAAAAGGGATAACACACTTTTGCTAAAGCATGTGTTTGATGGAAGAGAATTGGATGCTACCAATACCTTTGAGACCTTAAAATATGTTTCCAGGCTCTGGGGTGGAAAAGTCGTACTGGAAACCGTTATGAACAAGTCTGAGAAAAAAATCATATGCAGCAGTGATGGAAAAATCTCCTTAGAATAA